One region of Oryza glaberrima chromosome 7, OglaRS2, whole genome shotgun sequence genomic DNA includes:
- the LOC127779741 gene encoding zinc finger protein ENHYDROUS-like has translation MPPNPTGTEGEPGPAVEPAPAGAGAAPVVKKKRNLPGTPDPDAEVIALSPGTLLATNRFVCEVCGKGFQRDQNLQLHRRGHNLPWRLRQRGPGAAPPRRRVYVCPEPGCVHHNPTRALGDLTGIKKHFCRKHGEKRWTCQRCGKRYAVQADLKAHTKTCGTREYRCDCGTLFTRRDSFVTHRAFCGALVEETGRVLAVPAPPSPRPPDLEAEENVDKDKEEEVKEKEKEKELEENEDSPVAEVDEPQPSQAVAEVPQQCAPSPPSPPPILQEHPQPVVAVVPNVDEQEVVAKPAVIAKIEVEDERDEEVCFQEADRYKDAELEDSNLLDNDTPMLPCFLPSPSEAIGTDGSSTSCGTGSSVTNAIAPATTTSTFAGLFASVTTSSTPQSRSLRDLIGVDPTFLCLAIGAPSSLFPQTNASDPCSFAPPPAPHMSATALLQKAAEVGASQSSSSFLKEFGLAASTSSSPPSKLSQGRFTTGNTPTTSHPHPHPHPHPHPPQGRFMDNVPQPPLPAKLPHRMFTDNSVQQWHHRSNQQMEMEPGPMLPGGLGLGLTYDSGNSGLPDLMMGPSALYGPKPATLDFLGLGIGGTMGGSTANGGLPALMVGGELDMGSAQAPWEEAKRKTNGRTIL, from the exons ATGCCACCCAATCCGACGGGGACGGAGGGGGAGCCCGGGCCGGCGGTGGAGCCGGctccggcgggggcgggggcggcgccggtggtcaAGAAGAAGAGGAATCTCCCCGGAACGCCAG ATCCGGACGCGGAGGTGATCGCGCTGTCGCCGGGGACGCTGCTGGCGACGAACAGGTTCGTGTGCGAGGTGTGCGGGAAGGGGTTCCAGCGAGACCAGAACCTGCAGCTGCACCGCCGCGGCCACAACCTGCCGTGGCGGCTGCGGCAGCGCGGCCCCggtgcggcgccgccgcgccgccgggtgTACGTCTGCCCGGAGCCCGGCTGCGTGCACCACAACCCCACCCGCGCCCTCGGCGACCTCACCGGCATCAAGAAGCACTTCTGCCGCAAGCACGGCGAGAAGCGCTGGACATGCCAGCGCTGCGGCAAGCGCTACGCCGTCCAGGCCGACCTCAAGGCGCACACCAAGACCTGCGGCACCCGCGAGTACCGCTGCGACTGCGGCACCCTCTTCACCAG GAGGGACAGCTTCGTGACGCATCGCGCCTTCTGCGGCGCGCTCGTGGAGGAGACGGGCAGGGTGCTCGCCgtgcctgcgccgccgtcgcctcgcccgcCTGATTTGGAGGCCGAGGAGAATGTGGATAAGGataaggaggaggaggtgaaggagaaggagaaggagaaggagctgGAGGAGAATGAGGATTCACCTGTGGCCGAGGTCGATGAGCCGCAGCCCAgccaggcggtggcggaggtgccGCAGCAGTGCGCTccatcaccgccgtcgccgcctccgatACTGCAGGAGCATCCTCAGCCGGTGGTGGCAGTGGTACCAAATGTGGATG AGCAAGAGGTGGTTGCTAAGCCAGCAGTGATTGCCAAGATAGAGGTGGAAGATGAGCGAGATGAGGAGGTTTGCTTTCAGGAAGCGGATCGATACAAAGATGCTGAACTGGAGGACTCAAACCTGCTGGATAATGACACTCCGATGCTGCCTTGTTTCCTTCCCTCGCCCTCGGAGGCCATTGGCACAGATGGCAGCAGCACCAGCTGCGGCACGGGAAGCAGCGTTACCAATGCTATCGCTCCAGCTACGACGACGAGCACGTTCGCTGGTCTGTTTGCGTCGGTCACAACGAGCAGCACTCCCCAAAGCAGATCCCTCCGCGATCTCATCGGCGTCGATCCCACATTCCTCTGCCTTGCAATTGGTGCGCCGTCTTCTCTCTTCCCACAGACAAATGCAAGTGACCCCTGCTCCTTTGCTCCACCTCCAGCACCACACATGTCCGCAACCGCTCTCCTGCAGAAGGCTGCTGAGGTTGGTGCTTCGCAATCAAGCTCATCTTTCCTGAAGGAGTTTGggctcgccgcctccacctcatCGTCTCCCCCATCCAAGCTATCCCAAGGGAGGTTCACTACTGGTAACACACCAACAACATCtcatccacatccacatccacatccgCATCCTCATCCGCCTCAAGGAAGGTTCATGGATAACGTCCCACAGCCGCCACTGCCAGCCAAGCTGCCACATCGAATGTTCACCGATAACAGTGTACAACAGTGGCACCATAGGAGCAACCAGCAAATGGAAATGGAGCCTGGGCCGATGCTACCTGGCGGTCTTGGCCTTGGTCTCACCTATGACAGTGGGAATTCAGGGTTGCCGGACTTGATGATGGGACCATCGGCACTGTACGGTCCCAAGCCTGCTACTCTGGACTTCCTTGGGCTTGGCATTGGAGGGACCATGGGTGGCTCCACTGCAAATGGTGGCCTCCCGGCATTGATGGTTGGAGGAGAGCTGGACATGGGGTCTGCACAGGCGCCATGGGAGGAGGCCAAGAGAAAGACCAACGGCCGCACAATCCTGTGa